The Ignatzschineria rhizosphaerae genome contains a region encoding:
- a CDS encoding UbiH/UbiF/VisC/COQ6 family ubiquinone biosynthesis hydroxylase has translation MSNRFDVIINGAGLVGSSIAIGLAKAGFKVLVIEFHPLEKLYPQDDYGLRVSAFTPSSKKWLEYVDAWDGLQHTGRITPFLHMHVWDEGGMGELTFDAAGTGSDALGWIMDNEATQGVLIDRALKLDNITILDNTKLESFEKVAGDVEVTLSNGDQYVTALIIGADGGRSMVRDWANIPTTGWSYGQKTIVGQVRPEKSHDNTCWQRFLDNGPLALLPLNDGRCSLAWHTTYEEADELLALDPEAFSDRLSEGFQWKFGRIEIAGELGAYPLRLNHAQTYVRENFALAGDAAHSIHPLAGLGVNIGYLDSATLVEELINAKKAGISLGDLTMLKRYEKRRKVHNMLIMGSMDLFKRSSTSQSKVVKGARNLGLSAANKLPFVKRKLARMAMGYYGDIPSFVKP, from the coding sequence ATGAGTAATCGTTTTGATGTCATTATTAATGGAGCGGGCTTGGTTGGTTCAAGTATCGCAATTGGTCTTGCTAAAGCTGGGTTTAAAGTGTTAGTGATAGAGTTTCATCCTTTAGAGAAACTCTACCCTCAAGATGATTATGGATTGCGCGTTTCGGCATTTACGCCTTCAAGTAAAAAGTGGCTAGAATATGTTGATGCTTGGGATGGATTGCAACATACAGGTCGTATTACTCCATTTTTACATATGCATGTATGGGATGAAGGGGGAATGGGGGAGTTAACCTTTGATGCTGCCGGCACAGGTTCAGATGCGCTTGGTTGGATCATGGATAATGAAGCAACTCAGGGAGTCTTGATTGATAGAGCGTTAAAGCTGGATAATATTACGATTTTAGACAATACAAAGCTTGAGTCATTTGAAAAGGTTGCAGGAGATGTTGAAGTTACTTTGAGTAATGGAGATCAATATGTGACAGCGCTTATTATTGGGGCAGATGGTGGGCGCTCAATGGTACGGGACTGGGCAAATATTCCAACAACGGGTTGGAGTTATGGACAAAAAACAATAGTAGGGCAAGTAAGACCTGAGAAAAGTCATGATAATACTTGCTGGCAACGTTTTTTAGATAATGGGCCTTTGGCTTTATTGCCCTTAAATGATGGACGTTGTTCATTGGCCTGGCATACGACTTATGAAGAAGCAGATGAGCTTTTGGCACTTGATCCTGAGGCTTTTTCAGATCGGTTATCAGAAGGGTTTCAATGGAAGTTTGGGCGCATTGAGATTGCTGGAGAGCTAGGCGCATATCCTCTTCGATTAAATCATGCGCAAACTTATGTCCGAGAAAATTTTGCGCTTGCTGGTGATGCTGCGCATTCTATTCATCCACTTGCTGGACTTGGGGTGAATATTGGTTATTTAGATTCCGCGACCCTTGTTGAAGAATTAATCAATGCAAAAAAGGCAGGAATCTCTTTAGGTGATTTAACAATGTTAAAACGCTATGAAAAACGTCGAAAAGTCCATAATATGTTAATTATGGGATCGATGGATCTCTTTAAGAGAAGCTCAACTAGTCAATCTAAGGTAGTAAAAGGTGCGAGAAACCTTGGATTGTCGGCTGCAAACAAGCTTCCATTTGTGAAAAGAAAGCTCGCAAGAATGGCAATGGGATATTATGGTGATATTCCAAGTTTTGTAAAACCCTAA
- a CDS encoding cell division protein ZapA — MSENVVVSVKIANEEYPISTPKSEEEVLKESALRLDKEIAKLREKGRLSLEKAAVMAGIILASELVRAEKGIELTEFKLKEQLLALSKKVDEY; from the coding sequence ATGTCAGAAAACGTCGTTGTTTCAGTTAAAATTGCTAATGAAGAGTATCCTATTAGTACACCAAAATCAGAAGAAGAGGTATTGAAGGAATCTGCACTTCGTCTTGATAAAGAGATTGCTAAACTTCGAGAAAAAGGTCGATTGTCGCTTGAGAAAGCAGCGGTGATGGCTGGGATTATCTTGGCGAGTGAGCTTGTTCGTGCGGAAAAGGGCATTGAGCTCACGGAGTTTAAATTAAAAGAGCAGTTATTAGCTTTAAGTAAAAAGGTTGATGAGTATTAA
- a CDS encoding HIT domain-containing protein, producing MTLNEELAKNSRLVTDLPLCEVRIQNEARFPWILLVPKRDNIEEITDLSIEDQEQLLKELRMASKVMQDSFDADKLNIGALGNIVRQLHVHVIARYETDLAWPNPVWGYFELSTQYGADALERRITLIKDAFDKLV from the coding sequence ATGACTTTAAATGAAGAGTTAGCTAAAAATAGCCGCTTGGTGACAGATCTCCCACTTTGTGAAGTGCGAATTCAAAATGAAGCGCGTTTTCCTTGGATTTTATTAGTTCCAAAGCGCGATAATATTGAGGAAATTACAGATCTTTCGATAGAGGACCAAGAGCAGTTATTAAAAGAGCTGCGAATGGCCTCAAAAGTGATGCAAGATTCCTTTGACGCAGATAAGTTAAATATCGGAGCGTTAGGAAATATTGTTAGACAGCTACACGTTCACGTGATTGCTCGTTATGAGACAGATCTAGCATGGCCAAATCCAGTTTGGGGATACTTTGAACTAAGTACTCAATATGGTGCTGATGCTTTAGAGCGCCGTATTACCTTGATTAAAGATGCATTTGATAAGTTAGTATAG
- a CDS encoding YihY/virulence factor BrkB family protein: MKSIIEKLETWLWSETGSFLLGRRVLQFIYRIVVQYQAANFKERAQALTYTTMLSIVPLLAITFSILAGFGVHNELEPLLRNGLEFLGEKNANDFVNVLIGFVENTRGVILGGVGFVVLLYTAINLMTTVESAFNRIWRVEKGRPLRERLLSYVIVILIGPIFAFIAFSFLSSSIVLRVSGYVTNPFINFLLGQAFTISIVTFVVWLAYLFITYRKVNLLPALIGAFFASNTWYFVGKLFTQFVVLSGKQSQIYSGFASVVLFIMWMYLSWLIILVGSQIAYYLQFREKIAHDDECQEKPSQVEITLCLEAKDLDRQEWYVKNFKSERVIPIIDNQEENTEALPVRKDSK, translated from the coding sequence ATGAAATCAATCATTGAAAAATTAGAAACCTGGCTCTGGTCTGAGACAGGTTCTTTCTTATTAGGACGTAGGGTTCTTCAATTTATCTATCGCATTGTTGTGCAATATCAAGCGGCAAACTTTAAAGAGCGTGCGCAAGCTTTAACTTATACAACAATGCTCTCGATCGTCCCCTTACTTGCCATTACCTTCTCTATTTTAGCAGGCTTTGGTGTACACAATGAGTTAGAGCCACTTCTTCGAAATGGCTTAGAGTTTTTAGGGGAAAAAAATGCCAATGACTTCGTCAATGTCTTAATTGGTTTTGTAGAAAATACCCGCGGAGTGATTCTGGGGGGAGTTGGATTTGTGGTCTTGCTCTATACGGCAATTAACTTGATGACGACAGTTGAATCTGCTTTTAACCGCATTTGGAGAGTGGAGAAAGGGCGCCCGCTTCGTGAAAGATTACTCTCTTATGTGATTGTGATTTTAATTGGACCCATTTTTGCTTTTATCGCCTTCTCTTTTTTATCAAGCTCGATAGTGCTTCGTGTTAGTGGCTATGTCACGAATCCATTTATTAATTTTTTATTAGGGCAAGCGTTTACAATTAGTATTGTGACATTTGTCGTTTGGCTTGCTTACCTTTTTATTACCTACCGTAAAGTTAATTTGCTTCCGGCATTGATTGGTGCTTTTTTTGCCTCTAATACTTGGTATTTTGTTGGAAAACTCTTTACCCAATTTGTGGTTCTCTCAGGAAAGCAGTCGCAGATCTATTCTGGGTTTGCAAGTGTTGTGCTCTTTATTATGTGGATGTATTTATCATGGCTCATTATTTTAGTGGGAAGTCAGATTGCCTATTATCTTCAATTTAGAGAAAAAATCGCCCATGATGATGAATGTCAAGAAAAGCCCAGTCAGGTTGAGATTACGCTCTGTTTAGAGGCGAAAGATTTAGATCGGCAAGAGTGGTATGTGAAAAATTTTAAAAGCGAGCGAGTCATTCCTATTATTGATAATCAAGAAGAAAATACAGAGGCGCTACCTGTAAGGAAAGATAGTAAATAG
- a CDS encoding YcgN family cysteine cluster protein — protein sequence MRENFWELPLAQLTKLEWEALCDGCGLCCINKLEDEESGEILYTNVACNLLDLKSCQCKHYLTRHQYVPECIELSIEDIDTFPWLPKTCAYRLRFENKSLPSWHYLISKDRSKVRKNGLLKGVSLIAESDMSDDLDLEDYIVEVLADL from the coding sequence ATGCGAGAAAATTTTTGGGAGTTGCCACTAGCTCAGTTAACAAAGCTAGAATGGGAAGCGCTCTGTGATGGTTGTGGTTTATGTTGTATTAATAAATTAGAAGATGAAGAGAGCGGTGAGATTCTTTACACCAATGTTGCGTGTAATCTTTTAGACTTAAAGAGTTGCCAATGTAAGCACTACCTAACACGGCATCAATATGTACCAGAGTGTATTGAACTCTCTATCGAGGATATTGACACTTTTCCTTGGCTTCCTAAAACTTGTGCTTATCGATTACGGTTTGAAAATAAGTCCTTACCTTCTTGGCATTACTTAATTTCAAAAGACAGGTCAAAGGTACGTAAAAATGGGTTATTAAAAGGTGTCTCGCTCATTGCCGAGAGTGATATGAGCGATGATCTTGATCTAGAAGATTATATTGTCGAAGTATTAGCCGATCTATAG
- the moaC gene encoding cyclic pyranopterin monophosphate synthase MoaC gives MGQNQLTHLNASGDAHMVDVSDKPVTKRTAITTGMITMNKAAFHALVEEKVSKGNVLGVARIAAIQGAKKTADLIPLCHPLPLTKVNVEFKLLPEESAVIVETEVATNGVTGVEMEALTATSVALLTIYDMLKAIDKRMEITDISLLQKKGGKSGDFVR, from the coding sequence ATGGGACAAAATCAGTTAACACATTTAAATGCATCGGGTGATGCGCATATGGTAGATGTCAGTGATAAGCCTGTAACAAAGCGTACCGCTATTACAACAGGGATGATTACGATGAATAAGGCCGCTTTTCACGCATTAGTTGAAGAGAAGGTCTCTAAAGGGAATGTTCTTGGGGTTGCTCGTATTGCTGCAATTCAAGGTGCAAAAAAAACAGCAGATTTAATCCCGCTTTGTCATCCGCTTCCTTTAACGAAGGTAAATGTTGAGTTTAAATTACTTCCTGAAGAGTCGGCAGTTATTGTTGAAACGGAAGTGGCAACAAATGGAGTGACAGGCGTTGAGATGGAAGCTTTAACCGCAACATCAGTTGCGTTACTGACAATATATGATATGTTAAAGGCAATTGATAAACGGATGGAAATTACTGATATCTCACTTTTACAAAAAAAGGGTGGGAAAAGTGGTGATTTTGTCCGTTAA
- a CDS encoding YceD family protein gives MNYSTLSIWQAIDQRYLIENDQLPAKLFPRLEEAVEKVNGDIVLSFKAGLDENQHKSVMGHASVNVSVECQRCLEPFAVDLNVDFRWVPVKSEYEAELIGDDTDVIVIEEVDPIDFLYHLEDELLMALPIIPYHADDEPCEGREFLKNQEMPEEEEKKNPFAVLTDLLD, from the coding sequence TTGAATTACTCTACATTATCCATATGGCAAGCCATTGATCAACGCTATTTAATAGAGAATGATCAGTTACCCGCAAAACTCTTTCCTCGTTTAGAAGAAGCAGTTGAGAAGGTTAATGGTGATATTGTTTTGTCATTTAAGGCAGGTCTTGATGAAAATCAACATAAAAGCGTTATGGGCCATGCGTCTGTGAACGTCAGTGTTGAGTGTCAGCGTTGTCTTGAACCATTTGCTGTTGACCTTAACGTCGATTTTCGATGGGTTCCGGTCAAAAGTGAATATGAAGCAGAGCTTATTGGTGATGATACAGACGTCATCGTGATTGAGGAAGTTGATCCTATTGACTTTCTTTATCATCTAGAAGATGAACTGTTGATGGCTTTGCCGATTATCCCTTATCATGCAGATGATGAGCCGTGCGAAGGACGAGAGTTTTTAAAGAATCAAGAAATGCCAGAAGAAGAGGAAAAGAAAAATCCTTTTGCGGTTCTGACAGATCTATTGGATTAA
- the rpmF gene encoding 50S ribosomal protein L32 codes for MAVQKSKVTRSKRGMRRAHDFLTARPVSIDKTSGETHLRHHVTADGYYRGRKVITKNEQVIDQE; via the coding sequence ATGGCTGTACAAAAATCGAAGGTAACTCGTTCAAAAAGAGGAATGCGTCGTGCGCATGATTTTTTAACTGCGCGTCCTGTAAGTATTGATAAAACATCTGGTGAAACACATTTACGTCACCATGTTACTGCAGACGGATACTATCGTGGTCGTAAAGTGATCACTAAAAATGAACAAGTTATCGATCAAGAATAA
- the plsX gene encoding phosphate acyltransferase PlsX, whose amino-acid sequence MIENNQAQIKLAVDMMSGDNGAQEFLPAVVNALRTHDNLIVLAVGKEEVLMPFLENEPFFKSGRIELVPATEVVEMDDAPQSALRNKKDSSMRVAINCVKDGKADAAMSAGNTGALLATAKFVLKTLPGIMRPAICTSIPSLRSRGYVHMLDLGANVDVTPEHLYQFAVMGSLLSSAVSLDPRPKVSLMNIGTEAMKGNELVRGTVPLMEASDLNYVGFTEPDGIFFDDVDVIVSDGFTGNIALKTLEGTVKMIVKQLSNSFKKNLFTKCAAVVSMPVLKDLKNGMDPRKHNGASLLGLRGIVVKSHGNADRISFQNAIEISVKLVEQQIIEKMRKQFESAENGQLDE is encoded by the coding sequence GTGATTGAGAATAATCAGGCGCAAATCAAACTCGCAGTAGATATGATGAGTGGTGATAATGGCGCTCAAGAATTTTTACCCGCAGTTGTAAATGCTTTGAGAACACATGATAACCTTATTGTTTTAGCCGTTGGCAAAGAAGAGGTATTAATGCCTTTTTTAGAGAATGAACCATTCTTTAAATCAGGACGTATTGAGTTAGTACCGGCAACAGAAGTTGTTGAGATGGATGATGCGCCACAAAGTGCATTACGCAATAAAAAAGATTCTTCAATGCGTGTTGCGATCAATTGTGTGAAAGATGGTAAAGCTGATGCCGCAATGTCTGCGGGTAATACAGGGGCATTATTAGCGACTGCAAAATTTGTATTGAAAACATTACCAGGGATTATGCGTCCTGCAATTTGTACCTCTATTCCTTCTCTTAGATCACGTGGTTACGTGCATATGTTAGACCTTGGTGCTAATGTAGATGTGACACCTGAGCATCTTTATCAATTTGCTGTAATGGGGTCGTTGCTCTCCTCCGCAGTAAGCCTTGATCCTCGACCTAAAGTTTCATTAATGAATATCGGCACAGAGGCAATGAAGGGGAATGAGCTTGTTCGGGGAACGGTGCCTTTAATGGAAGCATCTGATCTTAACTATGTTGGTTTTACGGAACCTGATGGGATCTTTTTTGATGATGTTGATGTCATTGTTTCAGATGGCTTTACAGGAAATATAGCCTTAAAGACATTAGAAGGGACGGTTAAAATGATCGTAAAGCAACTTTCTAATTCTTTTAAAAAGAATCTTTTTACAAAATGTGCAGCTGTAGTTTCTATGCCCGTATTAAAAGATCTTAAAAATGGAATGGATCCGCGTAAACACAATGGTGCAAGTCTTTTAGGACTTCGTGGGATTGTTGTTAAATCTCATGGTAATGCTGACCGTATCTCTTTTCAAAATGCGATTGAGATTTCTGTTAAGCTTGTAGAACAACAAATCATCGAGAAGATGAGAAAACAATTTGAATCTGCGGAAAATGGGCAGTTAGACGAATAG
- a CDS encoding beta-ketoacyl-ACP synthase III gives MNSRIIGTGQYLPENIVTNEKLSETVDTSHDWIVERTGICQRHIADDDATTSGLAYHAVMAALKDANVDAQDIDLIILATTTPDHTYPSTATLLQEMIGNNHAASFDISAACSGFIYALGIADNFIKAGSAKKAIVVGSELYSRVLDWEDRTTCVLFGDGAAAVVLEATEEEGIISTHLHADGSYKDLLSVKKSVISGPDVYPYVQMKGNEVFRHAVTKLHEIVEETLTAVNLTGDDIDWLIPHQANLRIMTATAKRAGMPREKMIVTVDKHANTSAASIPLALDVARKDGRVKKGDLVLMEAFGGGFTWGSALVRM, from the coding sequence ATGAATTCAAGAATAATAGGAACAGGGCAATATTTGCCGGAAAATATTGTTACAAATGAGAAGTTATCTGAAACGGTTGATACAAGCCATGATTGGATTGTAGAACGAACAGGTATCTGTCAAAGACATATTGCAGATGATGATGCAACGACTTCAGGTTTAGCTTATCACGCTGTTATGGCGGCGCTTAAAGATGCAAATGTAGATGCCCAAGATATTGATCTTATTATTCTTGCAACCACAACGCCAGATCATACCTATCCATCAACAGCAACATTACTCCAAGAGATGATCGGTAATAATCATGCGGCATCTTTTGATATCAGTGCGGCATGTTCAGGTTTTATTTATGCTTTAGGAATTGCTGATAATTTCATTAAAGCAGGGTCTGCAAAGAAAGCGATTGTTGTGGGATCTGAGCTCTACTCACGAGTTCTTGATTGGGAAGATCGCACGACTTGTGTTCTTTTTGGAGATGGCGCTGCGGCAGTTGTGCTAGAAGCAACTGAAGAAGAGGGAATCATCTCAACGCATCTTCATGCAGATGGGAGCTATAAAGATCTTCTTTCCGTGAAGAAAAGCGTTATTTCAGGACCAGATGTTTATCCTTATGTGCAGATGAAAGGGAATGAGGTATTTCGTCATGCGGTGACAAAACTCCATGAGATTGTGGAAGAAACTTTAACTGCGGTAAATTTAACAGGGGATGATATTGATTGGTTAATCCCACATCAAGCAAACCTTCGAATCATGACAGCAACTGCTAAAAGAGCAGGAATGCCGCGTGAGAAAATGATTGTAACTGTTGATAAGCATGCAAATACCTCTGCTGCAAGTATTCCATTGGCATTAGATGTGGCGCGCAAAGATGGTCGTGTGAAAAAAGGTGATTTGGTACTGATGGAAGCTTTTGGTGGTGGATTTACTTGGGGCTCTGCCTTAGTGCGAATGTAA